A window of the Microplitis mediator isolate UGA2020A chromosome 5, iyMicMedi2.1, whole genome shotgun sequence genome harbors these coding sequences:
- the LOC130667464 gene encoding interaptin-like isoform X1, which produces MESSSDYNNAKFKDTEIINQSKDSDTGTAGDETMSLGILNEFKELYEKRIADIDPNDDNKLELKIKIMREWIENLEEQNKTLVHIVYELEEASSCKVKMLEEQMKHLFVLSENMSSITKPSQQSLDELSDRISHLERDEKILQQRIQYLQSDIRGLLELIRRAQVEHCWRLDGINFFEIRPSDIPLSSNSMYEQVNGGENTDKKAKKGDLKSTELTKQRVQFDRNQRKSQEYPQELEEKIDWLNKKLKNREIKIQKSVSKFEILKESLINNSTINSVDKNNIIEMLDTVKNELIDEKYLENVQDDKALSDSTVQIDNNVDTFKIKNKLDEKTREILRLTHQLNSLEKESIESREALTAEVAEKHDVIINLKDQVTYLEEQLRQANVQLQFKNNIIKELRKDLVLKNTLPGTPRKVNSNALAEKVSWSDDMSDEVSNKNLTKDKLLSNFMSFKTTSKNEYRILMDTKKELGDIFNFINAIEKKNHEETAVSVITEKDECKKSEECSNELIRNADKVTEIITTLSKLCIDKNEGFLQLEFALQDIREKNERLRNFELDEKILHIPELNRQQFNAMEEFRICTVEAQAATEDLREEMSNVICNLYCRHQLFVDLGKSMTKINDVIGKTKENLSTVMKYLKVQVEEKTVSKNTIATREVKLKDIKNEVNETRAKLISSVTDEHKQISINETDNTDVDVCDRLLNKAIDEVDYILCNLGIFISKEDYAVILLTGLNDQLLCVEENLGELSNHIDRALQDNEASQITFDEKGKRLDKLERELDYAHTKMQEALESIVLISQQHDSENYSESSNNSINNQNDKITSNKNDDYSQSTSADNNELDQLKNSLCSKDKLLEHKDEIIRIQKDSIEMTQDELRDLRKRLQSKVDEQTVVINQYWQERNNLLEQTKLQNQTIKHLQDAIVSAKKNLNRQQQPQKSTIDLTVGDVWSPITPTVFNNDDVHDI; this is translated from the exons atgGAATCCAGCAGTGATTATAACAATGCAAAGTTTAAAGATacagaaataattaatcagtCTAAAGATTCTGACACCGGTACTGCTGGAGATGAGACAATGAGTCTGGGTATTCTCAATGAATTCAAAGAATTGTATGAAAAAAGAATAGCTGACATTGATcctaatgatgataataaactGGAGcttaagattaaaataatgagaGAGTGGATCGAAAATTTAGAGgaacaaaataaaacattagTTCATATTGTTTATGAGCTAGAAGAAGCTAGTTCTTGTAAAGTTAAAATGCTTGAAGAACAGATGAAACATTTGTTTGTGTTGTCGGAAAATATGTCTAGTATTACGAAGCCATCGCAACAA agtCTTGATGAACTTTCGGATAGAATAAGTCATCTAGAAAgggatgaaaaaatattacagcAAAGAATTCAATATTTACAAAGTGATATCAGAGGATTATTGGAACTAATACGACGTGCACAAGTCGAACATTGTTGGAGACTTGATGGGATTAATTTCTTTGAGATAAGACCAAGTGACATTCCACTCTCGAGCAA cagTATGTATGAACAGGTAAATGGAGGAGAAAATACTGACAAGAAA gCCAAGAAAGGAGACTTGAAAAGTACTGAGTTAACAAAGCAACGGGTGCAGTTTGATAGAAATCAAAGAAAGTCACAAGA ATACCCGCAGGAATTAGAGGAAAAAATCGactggttaaataaaaaattaaaaaatcgagagataaaaattcaaaaatcagtttctaaatttgaaattttaaaggaaagtttaataaataattcaacaattaattctgttgataaaaataat aTTATTGAAATGTTagatactgtaaaaaatgaactaatagatgaaaaatatttagaaaatgtACAAGATGATAAAGCACTTAGTGATAGTACCGTCCAGATTGACAATAATGTCGATacctttaaaataaaaaataaattagatgaAAAAACGAGAGAGATTTTACGACTGACCCATCAATTAAATTCTTTAGAAAAA gAATCAATAGAATCTAGAGAAGCTTTAACTGCTGAAGTAGCTGAGAAACATGACGTAATAATAAATCTTAAAGACCAAGTGACTTACTTAGAGGAACAACTTCGACAAGCAAATGTACAgctgcaatttaaaaataatattattaaagaaCTACGTAAAGATTTAGTATTGAAG aatacTCTTCCAGGTACACCAAGAAAAGTTAATTCCAATGCTCTTGCAGAG aaAGTCAGTTGGAGTGATGATATGTCAGATgaagtttcaaataaaaatctaacgaag gACAAATTACTATCAAACTTTATGAGTTTCAAAACTACgtcaaaaaatgaatatcgaattttaatggatacaaaaaaagaactcggagatatttttaattttattaatgccatagaaaaaaaa aatcaTGAAGAAACTGCAGTGAGTGTGATAACTGAGAAGGATGAATGT aaaaaatcTGAAGAatgttcaaatgaattgataagGAATGCGGATAAAGTGACGGAAATTATAACGACATTATCTAAATTGTGTATAGACAAAAATGAAGGATTTCTGCAACTAGAATTCGCTCTACAG GATATTCGTGAAAAAAATGAGCGCCTCAGAAATTTTGAACTGGACGAAAAAATCCTGCACATTCCAGAACTAAATCGTCAGCAATTTAATGCAATGGAAGAATTTAGAATTTGTACAGTAGAAGCCCAAGCTGCGACAGAAGATTTACGTGAAGAAATGAGTAATgtaatatgtaatttatattgtCGGCATCAATTGTTTGTCGATTTAGGTAAATCAATGACTAAAATAAATGACGTTATTGGTAAGACGAAAGAAAATTTATCGACTgtgatgaaatatttaaaagttcaaGTTGAAGAAAAGACTGTCAGTAAAAATACAATAGCCACGAGAGAAGTAAAATtgaaagatattaaaaatgaagttaATGAAACACGTGCCAAATTGATAAGTTCAGTAACTGATGAGCATAAACAGATTTCAATAAATGAAACCGATAACACGGATGTCGATGTCTGTGATAGATTACTCAATAAAGCGATAGACGAAGTTGATTATATATTGTGCAATTTgggtatatttatttcaaaagagGATTACGCTGTTATCCTTTTGACGGGATTAAATGATCAATTGCTTTGTGTCGAAGAAAATCTTGGGGAATTATCTAATCACATTGATCGAGCA cTGCAAGATAATGAGGCATCACAAATAACATTCGATGAAAAGGGAAAGAGATTAGATAAATTAGAACGAGAATTAGATTACGCACATACTAAAATGCAGGAGGCTTTAGAGAGCATTGTTTTGATAAGTCAGCAGCATGACAGTGAAAATTATTCCGAATCTAGTAACAATTCCATTAATAATCAAAACGATAAAATAACTTcgaataaaaatgatgattatTCACAATCTACTAGCGCCGATAATAATGAATTAGATCaacttaaaaattcattatgcTCCAAGGACAAACTC ctCGAACATAAGGACGAGATAATTCGTATTCAGAAAGATTCTATTGAAATGACCCAAGACGAGCTAAGAGATTTACGTAAAAGATTGCAGTCAAAg gtCGATGAACAAACTGTTGTTATAAATCAATACTGGCAAGAgcgaaataatttattagaacAG actaAACTACAGAACCAAACGATAAAACACTTACAGGACGCTATTGTTAgtgcgaaaaaaaatctaaatcgTCAACAACAGCCGCAAAAATCAACAATCGATTTGACTGTCGGTGACGTATGGAGTCCAATTACACCGACTGTGTTCAATAATGATGACGTTCATGACATTTAA